TGATCGGGTCCGCCGCATACATATGGCATGCCCCGCGCGCGATGAAATCCCGGAACGTATATATATTCCAGTCCTGCTCCCCGACGTGGATCGGCACCGGCAGCGAGGCGGCCAGTCTGACGTATGCTTCGACGTCGTAATAAGGGCAGGGCTCTTCGTAATGATGAATGTCATATTGCTTGATTTTATCATACAGTTGGACGGCCTGAACGTACGAATACGAACTATTTCCGTCCACCATCAGCTTCACGACGGGACCGACGGCTTCCCGAACGGCCTTCACTTTGGCTACGTCGTCTTCGAGGCGTACCGGCATCCCCGAGCCCATGCGCGGCCCGACCTTGATCTTGACCGCCGGGAACCGGAACCGGTCCAACATCTCCCGCAGCTTCGCGGCTTCCTCCGCCGGCGGCAAATCCCGGCTCATGCTGGAGCCGTATAACGGAACTTCAGAGCGATATAACCCTCCGAGCAAGTTGTACAGCGGCTGCCGCGCCGCCTTCGCCCGAATGTCCCAGCAGGCGATCTCCACGCCGCTGAACGCCATCGCCAGCAGCTGACCGGATAGCTTGTAATGCTTCGTCAGCACCTTTTCTTCCATCTTCTCGCCGTCGAAGGGACTCATCCCGAGCACCTGCGGCTTCACGACGTTCCGGAGCAGCTGCAGCGTCGTCTCGATCTGCATCGGACTGCATTCCCCGAATCCCGAGATCCCCTCGTCGGTATCCAGCTTTATATACAATAACCCTTTAGCGGAGTAACACGTCAGCTCGGTAATCTTCAAGCTTCATTCCCCCAACCGCGGAAGTACCGGACCGGCGCGGGCGCCGATCCGGTCTGCGAACGAACGGCATGACCCGCGCCGTCAGACGGCCAACCCGTCCCTTCCCTTCTTCCCGACGTCCAACCGATCCTTGAGCGTCTCTTGATCGATGTCGCCTTGGAAGAAATCGCTGGCGGCGACGAGATATCCGTAGCCCATGCGCACCGCGTGCGCGTAATGGCTCGTAGGTTCTTCGGCGTACGCCGCGTCGATCCGCTCCGGGGATACTTCCTCGCCCCGCCGGAGCGCTTCCGTCACCTGCAGAATCGCGTCCCCTTCGTTGTAGAAATTCGTGTCGACGATAAAACGTTGCAGCTTGGCCGGATCGGGCGTCAGCGCCGCCTCCGCATACCGATGCAGCGGAATGACATGCTCTTGGTGCTTCGCGTGCAGCTTATCGACCCATTCCTCGGCCGGACCGTCCTCCGATGCGAACCGGTGAAGGCTCACGAGGTAGCGCTGCCAGACGGAGCGAAGCGTCGCGGCGACCTCGGAGACGCGAAGCCCCGCCGCGGCCGGCAAGCTCTCCGGCTCGTTCTCGAAATGCGCCGCCCGGTACGGGAACGGCGTATTCGGATTGTCCTTGTACAGCTTGTTGTAGATGAAGCCGTCGTGATAGATGCTGCAGTCGGTCGGAAATTCCTTCGATTCCGGCTCCGCCTCCCGGAAGACGACCTTCATCTGCCGGTCGGCCGCCCGGTGGCACAGCCACCCCAGGACGTAAGCCAGCTTGAAGGATAACCGGTCCGCCTCCTTGCGTTCTTCCCAGATGCCTCTGTACTTCTCGAGGAGCGGCACCGTGAATTTATCCCCGGAACGCGTGACGCTGCCGTATTGCGAGAATCGGATATGCTCGCGTCCCGCTTCCTTGAATGCCTCGCAGACGCGGTTCCCGGCGAACATCATGAGGAAACAATCCTCGACGACCGCGGTATGCGTAACGTTTTCAGACATGACTCATCCTCCGTTCGATCGATTGGTCACTGCTTGTTCGGATCGGCCTGATATTCCTTGTTCAGCTCCTCGAGTACCTGATCGCCGCCGGAACGATGCCAGCTCTCCAGCACGGCCTTCCAGCCGGCCTCGTCGATCTCGCCCATGATGTACTTGACGCGCGCGTCGTTGATCAGCTTCTCCAGCGCTGTGCGCTTCTCGTCGTACGTCGGGGAATTGTACCCCGCGGCCGGGTTCACGACGAAGACGTTCGGGATCGCGGCGGCTTCCTTCTTCGCCGTCTTAAACTTGGCCGTGTATTTGTCGAGCGTGCCTTCCATGGCGAGGGAGCCGTCGGCGACCTGCATCGCCTGCTGCAGGTGGATGACCTCCGCCGCGTACTTCGCGGATTGCTCCGGCGTGCGTTCCGCCTTGCCGTCCTTCAACGTATAGTGAACGCCTTCGATGCCCCACTCGAAGATGTTCTGCCCTTCCGGCGTGGAGAGCGTATCGAAGTATTGCAGAATCCGCTTCAATTCCTCTTCCGTCTTGACGGTTTCCTTCGGAATCAGGAAGCTGCCGGACAATCCGTTATCCATGAGCAGCTTCTGGCCGTTCGCCCCGTTCAGAATGCTCGACGTGTCCAGCTCCGCGTTCGGATTCAGCTTGAACAGCTCCGAGTGGCGCGCGATGAAGTCGTTGTCGCCGAGGCGGAAGCCGAACAGCCCCTTGTTGCCGTTGTCGATATTCTGGGTACGCTCCGTGATCGCGAAATCTTGGTTGATCAGCTTCTCGTCGTACAGCCGTTTGTACCAATTCATCGCGTCGATATACGCCTGGCTTTCATGCGCGGGGACGATCTTGCCGTCCTTGACTTCCCATACGTTCCCGCCGCCGGTCGCCGCCAAGATGAACTTGAATCCGCGTACGCTCTTCTCTTCGGCCAAGCCGATCGTGTCGTCTTGACCGTTCCCGTCGGGGTCCTGCGTCGCGAACGCCTTGATCACTTCGTACATTTCGTCCAGCGTCTTCGGCGGCTGCATCCCGACCTTGTTCAACCAATCCGTGCGGTAGATCATGCCGTCCCCGACGAGCGAACGGGAGCGGTTCAAACCGTACGTCTTGCCGCCGACAGCCGTGTTCTTCAACACTTGCGGATTGAGGGCCTTCTCCAGATTCGGGAACTCCTTCAGGTACGGACCGAGCTCCCAGAAATACCCGTCGCGCATGGCGCCCTTCAAATTGGAGTTGAATGGGGTGACGGACGTGAGGATGACCATCGGCATCTGACCGGACGCGATCGTGGCGTTAAACTTCTCGTCGTAGGTGCCGTTCGGCACCCATTGAATCTGAAGGTCCGTATTCGTCAGCTTCTCGACCTCGGCGATCACAGGGTCGTTCTCCTTCGGCGGTTCGGCCAGTACCGACAAGTTCATCATGGTGATGACGAAAGGCTTCTCCGCCGCCGCGGGCGTATCCGAGTTCGTCGGCGTATCGTTCTCCTTCGCGACGGGCGCCGTCCCTCCGCCGCTGCAGCCCGCAAGCGCGATCGCCAACGAGAGTCCTGCGGCCCACCATTTGATCGAATTCGCGTTCCCCATCTTCGTCATACCCGACCCCTCCTTAATTGGATGCTTCCAACGCCAGTTCGTCAACGCGACGCGCGAAGAATGCGTTCGCGTGCAGCAAGTGGCCGACGGCCGCCCGCAGCGCTTGCCCGTATCGGCTTGCCGGAACCGCGGCGAGCGCCGCCTCGCGTTCCTCGGCCGTCGTCGTCCCACCGTTCCTAAGCCTGCTCGCCAGCGCCACGATCGCGTCGTCCGCCCGGTAGAAGTTCGTCTCGAGGACGTGCCGTCGTTCCCCGTCGGCGTCGGGCTCCGCGACAGCCTTCGCGAAGCGATCCATGTAGGCGTCCCATTCCTGCATGCCGGCGTACAGCGCGTCGAACCAGCCCTCGATGTCGTCGCCGTCCGGCTTGAACGTATGCATCTCGATGAAGTACCGCTGCTTCAGCACCTCGAACAATTCCGAGAGCGCGACGGCGTCGAGCGTCGCGTCCGGCGCCGCGTAGCGGGCTCGGAACAAGTAAGCGTCCCGGTACAAATCCGCTTCTTCCGAAGAAGCCGACAGCCGGCGATCCGCGACGCGGTGCGCAAGCCAACCAAGCGCGAGCGCCAGGACGGACTCGGCTTCGGTCTTCGTCGCGAGCGGCGCGGACCGGAAGCCGACGTCCTCTCTCACTGTCTTATATGTGTCCCAGTGTAAGCGATACCGGTCCAAGTAGGGAAGGGCGAACGCGTCGTCCGCGCTTCGCAGCGCGCCGAACTGCAGGAATGCCGCATGCTCGCCGGCCGCCTCCGCCAATGCTTCGCTCACGCCGTCCGTCGCGAGCAGGATTGCTGCGCTGTCTTCGATCAATGCGGTACGCGTCAGTTGGATGACCATATCTCAACCTCCATAATGGAAATAAGTTCCTTCTACCCTTTCACGGAACCGATTAAGGCGCCCTTCGCGAAATGCTTCTGCAGGAAGGGGTACACGAGCAGAATCGGCAGCGTCGAGATGACGATGACGGCCATCTTGATAATCTGT
The nucleotide sequence above comes from Paenibacillus antri. Encoded proteins:
- a CDS encoding mandelate racemase/muconate lactonizing enzyme family protein; this translates as MKITELTCYSAKGLLYIKLDTDEGISGFGECSPMQIETTLQLLRNVVKPQVLGMSPFDGEKMEEKVLTKHYKLSGQLLAMAFSGVEIACWDIRAKAARQPLYNLLGGLYRSEVPLYGSSMSRDLPPAEEAAKLREMLDRFRFPAVKIKVGPRMGSGMPVRLEDDVAKVKAVREAVGPVVKLMVDGNSSYSYVQAVQLYDKIKQYDIHHYEEPCPYYDVEAYVRLAASLPVPIHVGEQDWNIYTFRDFIARGACHMYAADPIKCGGLSNAKRAAALCRAFGVQYVPHNTTRGIGFAAALHLAASTPECSGYYEYSIEKDNLREQFLSVPFEPKDGRIAVPTGEGLGIEVDVEKMEALLQVTR
- a CDS encoding extracellular solute-binding protein; the encoded protein is MTKMGNANSIKWWAAGLSLAIALAGCSGGGTAPVAKENDTPTNSDTPAAAEKPFVITMMNLSVLAEPPKENDPVIAEVEKLTNTDLQIQWVPNGTYDEKFNATIASGQMPMVILTSVTPFNSNLKGAMRDGYFWELGPYLKEFPNLEKALNPQVLKNTAVGGKTYGLNRSRSLVGDGMIYRTDWLNKVGMQPPKTLDEMYEVIKAFATQDPDGNGQDDTIGLAEEKSVRGFKFILAATGGGNVWEVKDGKIVPAHESQAYIDAMNWYKRLYDEKLINQDFAITERTQNIDNGNKGLFGFRLGDNDFIARHSELFKLNPNAELDTSSILNGANGQKLLMDNGLSGSFLIPKETVKTEEELKRILQYFDTLSTPEGQNIFEWGIEGVHYTLKDGKAERTPEQSAKYAAEVIHLQQAMQVADGSLAMEGTLDKYTAKFKTAKKEAAAIPNVFVVNPAAGYNSPTYDEKRTALEKLINDARVKYIMGEIDEAGWKAVLESWHRSGGDQVLEELNKEYQADPNKQ